The Megalops cyprinoides isolate fMegCyp1 chromosome 12, fMegCyp1.pri, whole genome shotgun sequence genome contains a region encoding:
- the LOC118786911 gene encoding G-protein coupled receptor family C group 6 member A-like → MLFRAYLCALGASFLLGIGSCCDHSESICGAQAPGDILIGVLNPCHTKVETLQNRTRPGSFNCTSFDLLSFTRALAVIHTIDTINHSGFIPGVRLGYVICDTCSYATKALQNTEYLLSINGTLSPQCNHMDRLPVKAIIGERFSEVSITVARLLGLYMVPQISTTSSAPILSDKVRFPSFLRTIPSDTHQTRALARLMSHFSWEWVGVVYGDDDYGKEAMQKFLRHAEEEQVCVAYQEVLPHYLDHVDSERRIKEVARQIRSSKAEVVLLILKEQLVKKLFEDMLRANVSKIWIASDAWSMARPLASMEGINGVGDIFGFSFITGPNPGFEQFLQKLEPGPGATNHFIEEYKELRFGCTPELLQHKACIAAHSQDHCPLSESLQFKSELACSLPDPQKADDDFLINVVDLTLTYNDRVATWAIAHAIRELLKCNDTFCSGETTFPPWKLLQELKKINFTVDNHQFYFNEDGDFVNGYDLINWVKAGNERRFEVVGGYNLVEKEIKIRKTVINWGTPNNTVPESICSKPCPPGTVKKVSNISCCYNCTQCEEGTYSDAHNLDNCLPCPNGTWSRKGATQCQPRTEEFFRWGDPYAVFLLTAAGLGVLLLLVVLIIFAVGRNSPVVKVAGGNLCYVMQAGLAVSFGSIVLFMGKPNDHICRARQTMYGLGFTLCISCILVKAFRTFLAFLFDLNRQHKLKKLYKPPAIIVVTTALQGIICLFWLIFASPYMEKILVNQNMTILLRCNEGSNAGFGAMLAYISLVAFVCFVLALKGRKVPQRFNETGYIIFSVLIYLFVWVCFIPIYITKNEQSSAIQASAILVSNYGIIFCHFLPKCYMILCKKKVDISSKAYLDRVRIFSITSTHSAFADSSSVDSGAGSMVSVTTPGPLYPEESGTSTNSVATAWITEEPQAKDLSPHLRKRQRRCSI, encoded by the exons ATGCTGTTTCGTGCGTACCTGTGCGCCCTGGGAGCGAGCTTTCTCCTGGGTATAGGAAGCTGCTGTGATCATTCTGAGTCTATCTGTGGTGCCCAAGCACCTGGGGACATCCTAATAGGGGTGCTCAACCCATGCCACACCAAAGTAGAGACATTGCAAAATCGGACACGGCCAGGGAGTTTCAACTGCACAAG ttttgatttgCTATCATTTACACGGGCACTGGCAGTCATCCACACCATTGACACAATCAACCATTCCGGATTCATACCAGGAGTGCGCCTTGGGTACGTCATCTGTGACACTTGCTCCTACGCCACCAAAGCCCTCCAGAACACTGAGTACCTGCTGTCCATCAATGGCACCCTGTCACCCCAGTGCAACCACATGGACCGCTTGCCGGTCAAGGCCATCATTGGAGAACGCTTTTCAGAGGTGTCCATCACTGTGGCCAGGCTCCTAGGACTCTACATGGTCCCCCAG ATTAGCACTACATCCTCTGCACCCATTCTGAGCGACAAGGTGCGCTTCCCATCCTTCCTCCGCACCATCCCTAGTGACACACACCAGACACGGGCCCTTGCCAGGCTCATGTCTCACTTCAGTTGGGAATGGGTTGGTGTGGTGTACGGGGATGACGATTACGGGAAGGAAGCCATGCAGAAGTTCCTGCGTCATGCCGAGGAGGAGCAGGTGTGCGTGGCCTACCAGGAGGTGCTGCCGCACTACCTTGATCACGTTGACAGTGAGCGCAGGATCAAGGAGGTGGCGAGACAGATCCGCTCCTCCAAGGCCGAGGTGGTGCTGCTCATCCTGAAGGAGCAGCTGGTGAAGAAGCTTTTTGAGGACATGTTGCGTGCCAACGTCTCCAAGATCTGGATCGCCAGCGATGCCTGGTCCATGGCACGACCCCTGGCCAGTATGGAGGGCATCAATGGAGTGGGGGACATCTTTGGCTTCAGCTTCATCACTGGACCGAACCCAGGGTTTGAGCAATTCCTGCAGAAGTTGGAGCCTGGCCCAGGTGCAACGAACCACTTCATAGAGGAGTACAAGGAGCTGAGGTTCGGCTGCACCCCTGAGCTGCTCCAGCACAAAGCCTGCATCGCTGCACACTCACAAGACCACTGTCCACTTAGTGAATCACTCCAGTTTAAATCTGAACTGGCCTGTAGCCTGCCTGACCCCCAGAAAGCTGATGATGACTTTTTGATAAATGTTGTTGACCTCACCTTAACTTACAATGACAGAGTAGCCACATGGGCTATAGCTCATGCCATTAGGGAACTCCTGAAGTGTAATGACACTTTCTGCTCAGGAGAGACAACATTTCCTCCCTGGAAG CTTCTGCAAGAACTCAAAAAGATCAATTTCACTGTAGACAACCACCAGTTTTACTTTAATGAAGACGGAGACTTTGTGAATGGCTATGATTTGATCAACTGGGTTAAAGCTGGCAACGAAAGACGTTTCGAAGTGGTTGGAGGTTATAATTTGGTCGAAAAGGAAATAAAGATCAGAAAGACAGTCATCAACTGGGGAACTCCTAACAACACC GTCCCCGAATCCATTTGCTCCAAACCATGTCCCCCTGGTACAGTGAAGAAAGTGTCAAACATCTCCTGCTGCTACAACTGTACACAGTGTGAAGAGGGGACCTATTCAGATGCCCACA ACTTAGACAACTGCCTACCATGCCCCAATGGGACATGGTCAAGAAAAGGGGCAACCCAGTGCCAACCAAGAACAGAGGAATTCTTTAGGTGGGGTGATCCTTACGCCGTTTTCCTGCTGACTGCGGCGGGGCTGGGGGTGCTGCTGCTTCTTGTGGTTCTCATCATCTTTGCTGTGGGCCGGAACAGCCCTGTTGTAAAGGTGGCAGGTGGGAATCTCTGTTATGTCATGCAAGCTGGGCTGGCTGTCAGCTTTGGTAGCATTGTACTTTTCATGGGCAAGCCCAACGACCACATCTGCCGGGCCCGTCAGACTATGTATGGTCTGGGGTTCACCCTCTGCATCTCCTGCATACTTGTCAAGGCCTTCCGCACCTTTCTCGCCTTCCTCTTTGACTTGAACAGGCAGCACAAGCTGAAAAAGCTGTACAAACCCCCTGCTATAATTGTAGTTACCACCGCCCTACAAGGGATCATCTGTCTCTTCTGGCTCATCTTTGCCTCCCCATATATGGAGAAGATCCTTGTCAACCAAAACATGACTATCCTTCTTCGGTGCAACGAGGGTTCCAATGCCGGTTTCGGAGCCATGCTCGCCTACATCTCCCTGGTAGCCTTCGTTTGCTTTGTGCTGGCTCTCAAAGGCAGGAAAGTCCCGCAACGGTTCAACGAGACTGGCTACATTATCTTCAGCGTCCTCATCTACCTGTTTGTCTGGGTGTGCTTCATCCCCATCTACATCACCAAGAATGAACAGAGTTCGGCAATACAAGCCTCGGCCATCCTGGTGTCCAACTATGGTATCATCTTCTGTCACTTTCTGCCTAAGTGCTACATGATCCTCTGCAAGAAGAAGGTTGACATCTCTTCCAAAGCATACCTGGACAGAGTGCGAATCTTCTCCATCACTTCCACACACTCTGCGTTTGCTGACTCCTCTTCTGTCGACTCTGGGGCTGGCTCCATGGTGTCAGTAACCACCCCCGGGCCCTTATACCCAGAAGAGAGTGGCACTTCCACAAACTCAGTGGCCACAGCTTGGATCACAGAGGAGCCACAGGCTAAAGATCTTTCTCCTCATCTCAGGAAGAGGCAAAGGAGATGCTCCATTTGA
- the pcare1 gene encoding photoreceptor cilium actin regulator, giving the protein MGCSPSKGHNLAGAQSPFQRGRALLLGSRENGGDSLSDDGGSTGSSGLGETEREGAGGGERRSAAQPVLSQKETPATPQRKKPFQVEGTPRGVSLEKLGTQEIEIDMVSQERDTLEDASEEKQGKKAGRKPKKSKGTKQTRKNKERKASLIEAKVDFPDPLVKAHQAAYAFLNPSIAKYEVLLGLLDQAAQTQLSLQPMVTFLTLRYEEINRGLKEMAEEGEKLLKENGQHLAWPCPLKNLSSTPSKASSTAEPPPDLLQQLLQYTTQRMRLVGHSVGGIGDSALEEASEYFTSLSELLDEKLKTKRALEARLGQVLARIESAALRKPGPEDSALYSEDSGIGAESESLAGSERLRRESCGSTGTIRTIPSTPPGNGTTPIRQGSFRRRLTGKISPSVSLTSIDSTCTLTAREQRDTESLLGSASLDDGEGEEEEEEEDDDEEVSEGTGRKRSNSSPPDACQTPRRLPAKRIENPQNVEMTLKMREAISGRIHFLPSQHSSAKVKQANSYGNSAPHWMEEEDHQPKRPQTLAASRGTKKKTSVAKQRRSCSAESLRSKAEDPTLLELERTQKDLSQRMERMSVGGADGDARKAGPKRGGDGQLQGTQVPGSGRLSSSLDRNVSARPSQSKAALRRHSSGENRMATEEDERKKKEKKAGKGPLRATPPPSTPPMSSHQPSSLHRGRNSVKKLIDTFSQGVGDKQSQGSPRVLGPLKGVRKCGVPVIPGLERGEGALINGNNNSCQAESRASNRMEDLDLDDLPPPPPEVLMDTSFESAQEPPVGNGGEDVMKRGRSLLLQRTTVTQRLRASMQSVTVLPSRSNVRRGSVSVSPARPIRQDAVQSEADPESEEAASLYKQARKIIHLRHSAESPTDKPQSDSGPRKPSPTRAGLGLRRGGNGPSDTVPSAPYVNSQPPATPPSSRARMLPSTPSNSASQHRRLPSPTAFKQQATPPLTTSPPTTRKLPTPPPGQRRLPSPLQLRKSATPNSITSSYPFKAPSPPASPRVQRWTRDNSSEESPPQASSASRVFSNARSVFCPASASLFEAQPCPLPQPPQAWMPTGGCVLPRPWGEQTRGRLPMAMHGPRPFVRRSHSDRRPSVTVQHRTPNVSVAQICGSEPAISTQGLEDGPTREEDPWDSQSDLRAGNRSASHPDLCIVGQALQRE; this is encoded by the exons ATGGGCTGCTCGCCATCCAAGGGTCACAATTTGGCTGGAGCACAGAGCCCCTTCCAGAGGGGCCGAGCACTGCTGCTGGGATCCAGGGAAAACGGTGGGGATTCGCTGTCTGATGATGGGGGAAGCACGGGCTCTTCTGGTctgggagagactgagagagaaggagcaggaggaggagaaagaagatCAGCCGCTcagcctgtcctctctcagAAAGAGACCCCTGCGACCCCACAGAGAAAGAAACCCTTCCAAGTCGAGGGGACCCCAAGGGGTGTGTCCTTGGAAAAGTTAGGCACCCAAGAAATAGAAATTGACATGGTGTCTCAGGAGAGGGACACACTAGAAGATGCTTCAGAGgagaaacaagggaaaaaggCAGGACGCAAGCCTAAGAAAAGTAAAGGAACCAAACAGACAAGGAAGAACAAGGAGAGAAAAGCCTCACTCATTGAGGCAAAAGTGGACTTCCCAGACCCCCTGGTGAAAGCACACCAGGCTGCCTATGCCTTCCTAAACCCCAGCATTGCCAAATACGAGGTTCTGCTGGGCCTGCTGGACCAGGCGGCCCAGACCCAGCTTTCTCTGCAGCCCATGGTGACCTTCTTGACGCTGCGCTATGAGGAGATTAACCGGGGGCTGAAGGAAATGGCTGAGGAGGGGGAGAAACTTCTGAAGGAAAATGGGCAGCACTTGGCCTGGCCTTGCCCCTTGAAAAACCTGTCTTCCACCCCTTCTAAGgccagcagcactgcagagccCCCACCAGACCTTCTTCAGCAGTTGCTTCAGTACACCACACAACGGATGCGGCTTGTGGGTCACTCTGTGGGTGGGATCGGGGACTCCGCGCTGGAAGAAGCATCTGAGTATTTCACCTCACTCTCCGAGCTGCTGGACGAGAAGCTGAAGACCAAGCGTGCGTTGGAGGCTCGGCTGGGGCAGGTTCTGGCCCGCATTGAGTCGGCAGCGCTTCGGAAGCCGGGCCCAGAGGACTCAGCCCTGTACAGTGAGGACAGTGGCATCGGGGCAGAAAGCGAATCCCTGGCTGGGTCTGAGCGGCTTCGGCGTGAAAGCTGCGGGTCCACCGGCACTATTCGGACCATACCCAGCACCCCCCCAGGTAATGGCACCACTCCCATCAGGCAGGGGTCATTCAGGCGTAGGCTGACAGGAAAAATTAGCCCAAGTGTTTCTCTCACCTCCATAGACTCCACCTGTACCCTCACtgccagagagcagagagacacagagtccCTGCTGGGCTCAGCATCTCTGGATGAtggtgagggggaggaggaggaggaagaggaggatgatgacGAGGAAGTGAGTGAGGGGACTGGCAGGAAGCGTTCAAACTCTTCCCCTCCCGATGCGTGCCAGACTCCACGTCGCTTACCTGCTAAGCGCATTGAAAACCCTCAAAATGTGGAGATGACACTCAAGATGAGGGAAGCCATCAGTGGGCGTATCCATTTTCTCCCCTCACAGCATTCCAGTGCAAAGGTCAAGCAAGCAAACAGCTATGGAAACAGTGCACCCCATTGGATGGAGGAAGAAGACCATCAACCGAAACGGCCCCAGACTTTAGCGGCCTCCagaggaacaaaaaagaaaacctctgTGGCTAAGCAGCGCCGCTCATGTTCTGCAGAGTCCCTGAGGAGCAAAGCAGAGGACCCGACCCTGCTAGAGCTGGAGAGGACACAGAAGGACCTGAGTCAGCGAATGGAAAGGATGAGCGTGGGCGGGGCAGACGGAGATGCCAGGAAGGCAGGACCCAAACGAGGAGGAGACGGGCAGCTCCAGGGCACTCAGGTGCCAGGCTCCGGTCGCCTGAGCTCCTCTCTGGACAGAAATGTCAGTGCCCGGCCCAGCCAGAGCAAAGCAGCACTGAGGAGACACTCCTCTGGAGAAAACAGGATGGCAACAGAGGAGgatgagagaaagaagaaagaaaagaaagcagggAAGGGGCCCCTGAGGGCCACACCTCCACCCAGCACCCCTCCGATGTCATCACATCAGCCTTCGTCCTTGCACAGGGGCAGAAATTCTGTCAAAAAGCTGATCGACACCTTCAGCCAGGGGGTGGGTGACAAGCAAAGCCAAGGATCTCCCAGAGTGCTTGGACCTCTCAAAGGGGTAAGGAAATGTGGAGTTCCAGTTATACCAGGGTTAGAAAGAGGAGAAGGGGCTCTCATCAATGGAAACAATAACAGCTGCCAAGCAGAATCCCGAGCCTCCAACAGAATGGAGGACCTAGATTTGGATGACCTGCCACCCCCTCCACCTGAGGTCCTGATGGATACCTCTTTTGAGTCTGCACAGGAGCCCCCTGTTGGTAATGGTGGGGAAGACGTCATGAAAAGAGGCCGCTCTCTGCTACTTCAGAGAACGACGGTGACTCAGAGACTGCGTGCCTCTATGCAGTCTGTGACGGTGCTGCCCAGCCGCAGTAATGTGCGCCGGGGCTCCGTCAGCGTGTCGCCGGCCCGCCCCATCCGGCAGGATGCAGTCCAGTCAGAGGCGGACCCTGAAAGTGAGGAGGCAGCCTCTCTCTACAAGCAGGCCCGCAAAATCATCCACCTGCGTCACTCCGCCGAGTCCCCCACGGATAAACCCCAGTCAGACTCAGGGCCTAGGAAACCGTCGCCCACAAGAGCTGGACTGGGGTTGAGGAGGGGGGGCAACGGGCCTTCTGACACAGTGCCTTCTGCTCCTTATGTTAACAGCCAACCGCCAGCTACGCCACCGTCTTCCAGAGCGCGCATGttgccctccaccccctccaacTCTGCCTCCCAGCATCGACGACTCCCCAGCCCTACCGCTTTTAAACAACAGGCCACTCCCCCCTTGACAACCAGTCCCCCAACCACTCGCAAACTGCCCACCCCACCGCCAGGTCAGAGGAGACTACCGAGCCCCCTTCAGCTCCGCAAGTCT GCGACCCCTAACTCCATCACAAGCTCATATCCCTTCAAGGCCCCCTCACCTCCAGCATCTCCCAGGGTGCAGAGATGGACACGGGATAACAGCAGCGAGGAATCACCCCCCCAGGCTTCCTCTGCCTCCCGAGTCTTCAGCAATGCTCGGTCTGTTTTCTGTCCGGCATCGGCCTCTCTGTTTGAGGCTCAGCCTTGCCCACTGCCACAGCCTCCCCAGGCTTGGATGCCCACCGGTGGTTGTGTGCTGCCACGGCCCTGGGGGGAGCAGACACGAGGCAGATTGCCCATGGCCATGCATGGGCCACGTCCTTTTGTTAGACGCAGTCACTCTGACCGCCGACCCAGCGTAACTGTACAGCACCGGACACCCAATGTCTCTGTGGCCCAGATCTGTGGGAGTGA